From Stigmatopora argus isolate UIUO_Sarg chromosome 14, RoL_Sarg_1.0, whole genome shotgun sequence, the proteins below share one genomic window:
- the pheta2 gene encoding sesquipedalian-1, which yields MKLHKKILTRYQSCTSPVDKEGYLYKKKQINDSYHRRWFVLKANLLFYQERPGDRHLLGVIVLEGCAVRRVDADGRFCFCLVFKCPQAKSYRFAAGDEDTLESWVRTLLSASHCYLSLLLRDLQMQYQVVKQDQGSGQSPPSTLNFGPSPFSYVFVSGVGVQKSRKPWQRWNTQVTPLNGPTPPLYAEWPLVGSDPRDGFCKLHEYFGQEVKKAREEWLARRQPPEMIVRDLVDLGEN from the exons ATGAAGCTGCACAAGAAGATTTTGACTCGTTACCAATCCTGCACATCACCGGTTGACAAAGAAGGCTATCTCtacaaaaag AAACAGATAAACGACTCTTACCATCGGCGCTGGTTCGTCTTGAAAGCCAACCTGCTCTTCTACCAGGAGCGGCCCGGGGACCGTCACTTATTGGGTGTCATCGTTTTGGAAGGGTGCGCGGTGCGAAGAGTCGACGCGGACGGACGCTTCTGCTTCTGTTTGGTCTTCAAGTGCCCTCAGGCGAAAAGCTACCGCTTTGCGGCGGGGGACGAGGACACGCTGGAAAGCTGGGTGCGGACTTTGTTGTCGGCCAGCCACTGCTATCTCTCGCTGCTCCTACGAGACCTGCAAATGCAGTACCAAG tggtaAAGCAGGATCAGGGTTCTGGTCAGTCGCCCCCCAGCACGTTAAACTTTGGACCATCACCGTTTTCGTATGTATTCGTATCAGGCGTAGGCGTCCAAAAATCACGGAAGCCGTGGCAGAGGTGGAACACTCAGGTGACCCCCTTGAATGGGCCGACACCCCCATTGTACGCCGAGTGGCCCCTGGTGGGTTCCGATCCGCGGGATGGATTCTGTAAGCTGCACGAGTATTTCGGCCAAGAGGTCAAGAAGGCCCGCGAAGAGTGGCTGGCGAGACGACAACCTCCGGAAATGATCGTGCGAGATCTCGTCGATCTGGGTGAAAATTAA
- the cd2bp2 gene encoding CD2 antigen cytoplasmic tail-binding protein 2 yields MSKRKVTFADGDGGNMDLDDEIPEKKPTNEVASGPGSRFKGKHSLDSDEEDEGEETQNSKYDILASDDVDGQENATIDYDEGVSITPFNLEEEMQEGHFDSEGNYFIKKEELIRDNWLDNIDWVRIKEQPFKQKKKGLGAKRKRRVGDEDEAEEEKKREEQRENKEGGEDEDGEEEEAEPAEDPLASLTQQQLTEALLELLLPGETVTAALRRLGGLGGRKRGKLRDGGQQAVENQRDTEKLDRLTSIADRLVASGMYGIYQQSKEKLAYTLKSASGKPPAKKKQGEEGDKDELDMFGEEFDEKHATGDQEKDDEDKRVTEEVMWEYRWENEDKSEVYGPFTSQQMQDWVDEGYFSSGVYCRRLDQEGSQFYNSKRLDFELYT; encoded by the exons ATGTCTAAAAGGAAAGTCACGTTTGCGGATGGTGACGGTGGAAACATGGATCTGGACGACGAGATTCCAGAGAAAAAG CCGACCAATGAGGTGGCGAGTGGCCCAGGGTCAAGGTTCAAGGGAAAGCATTCTCTCGACAGTGACGAGGAGGACGAAGGGGAGGAAACCCAGAATAGCAAATACGACATTTTGGCCAGCGACGACGTGGACG GCCAAGAGAACGCCACCATCGACTACGATGAGGGTGTTTCCATCACGCCCTTCAACCTGGAGGAGGAGATGCAGGAGGGACACTTTGACTCGGAAGGCAACTATTTTATCAAAAAGGAAGAGTTGATCCGAGATAACTGGCTCGACAACATCGACTGG GTGAGAATCAAAGAGCAACCATTCaaacaaaagaagaaaggaCTCGGCGCCAAACGCAAGCGCAGGGTAGGCGATGAAGACGAGgcagaggaggagaagaagcgaGAGGAGCAACGGGAAAACAAGGAAGGCGGCGAAGACGAGGACGGGGAAGAAGAGGAGGCCGAACCCGCCGAGGACCCCTTGGCCTCGCTCACGCAGCAGCAGCTGACAGAAGCCCTGCTGGAACTCTTGTTGCCGGGGGAGACGGTCACGGCGGCGCTGCGGCGGCTGGGGGGCCTCGGCGGTCGCAAGAGAGGGAAACTGCGAGACGGCGGCCAGCAGGCAGTGGAGAACCAGCGCGACACGGAGAAGCTGGACCGCCTCACGTCCATCGCCGACCGGCTGGTGGCGTCGGGCATGTACGGCATCTACCAGCAAAGCAAAGAGAAGCTGGCCTACACGCTCAAGAGCGCCAGCGGCAAGCCACCCGCTAAGAAGAAGCAGGGAGAAGAGGGGGACAAAGACGAGCTGGACATGTTCGGAGAGGAGTTTGACGAGAAGCACGCCACCGGAGACCAAGAGAAGGACGATGAGGACAAAAGAG TGACTGAGGAAGTCATGTGGGAGTACAGATGGGAGAACGAGGACAAGTCGGAGGTCTACGGACCGTTCACCAGTCAGCAGATGCAG GACTGGGTGGACGAAGGCTACTTCAGCAGTGGTGTTTACTGCAGACGCTTGGACCAGGAAGGATCGCAATTCTACAACTCCAAGCGACTAGACTTCGAGCTCTACACGTGA
- the prr14 gene encoding uncharacterized protein prr14: protein MASFTDIVMSPAKIFKGKNLPVPGHEPDETDGSSETEREPRENGDGEENPILCTQVLQPRSSSPHSQTLHNPLPEEVQVSSSQEVQHLQNPSLSIDNVIMETEVPTLLTTMPGVDSHPPLYSFNVQLECFPHASHGASALQTDHVDSVRLQPASSSVRSKRTASAKVRVERKRLKSDSDVANPVAREKKAASALTGGQNARRPAAKCRSVKRDAKSEPKNETEKKTSSVHPPTVAQGDGAPDVGCARPPKKSKKACRDGNNTEAKLQKSSEPLYFEMSPFEGNPSQCAEPYQRSDPGSSASSLLHGRVPRFSWPPVPDGTTSTPAEDLPGRGVWASRLSRSSSCPEIPSLFSPLARQSPPASVPVWLRGDSHRARRHTVSGMEVEREIAPPCLRKEVYPARRSFPCDGPNPSSTLGPASSLSALVSCFLSSPLAFLSKKDEGRVATAGSSAAPLTRTEIPVGVPDACTRTSQLGGELDGNTRGEDDDEDAVSSGGEFDKAAAAAELREEKSLSDSELKSSQKHERGGKVSSIRIRRKLPKPQNNLTPMGLPKAVRLKKKQFSLEEIYTNKNFSTPPERRLETILELPLNRRDGAESFFGQRRLKRSLVFPETGAVRKPKKVVGGGGKAGMVSSRPRRVRFAKGGVGTAASVPPPPDPDALLCAKLKQLDLWLAGDQADAAAS from the exons ATGGCCAGCTTCACCGACATAGTCATGAGTCCCGCTAAGATCTTCAAGGGCAAAAATCTACCCGTTCCCGGACATGAACCAGATGAGACGGACGGGTCTTCGGAAACCGAACGGGAGCCTCGGGAAAATGGCGACGGGGAAGAAAATCCTATTCTGTGCACCCAGGTTCTCCAACCTAGGAGCAGCTCTCCTCATTCTCAGACATTACATAATCCTCTGCCTGAAGAAGTCCAAGTGTCATCAAGCCAGGAGGTGCAACATTTACAAAACCCCTCCTTAAGTATTGACAACGTTATTATGGAGACAGAAGTGCCAACGCTGCTAACAACCATGCCCGGCGTGGATAGTCACCCGCCATTGTACTCCTTCAATGTGCAGCTGGAATGTTTTCCTCACGCGTCTCACGGCGCTAGCGCTCTTCAAACCGACCACGTCGACAGCGTTCGCCTTCAGCCTGCGTCCAGTTCAGTACGATCCAAAAGGACGGCGAGCGCCAAAGTCCGCGTGGAGAGGAAAAGATTAAAATCGGACAGCGATGTCGCTAATCCCGTAGCCCGAGAAAAGAAAGCAGCGTCTGCGCTCACGGGCGGGCAAAACGCTCGGCGACCTGCCGCGAAATGTCGCAGCGTCAAGAGGGACGCAAAAAGCGAGCCAAAAAATGAGACTGAGAAGAAAACCTCTTCCGTCCACCCGCCGACGGTCGCTCAGGGTGACGGCGCCCCCGACGTTGGGTGCGCGAGACCCCCAAAGAAGTCCAAGAAGGCTTGCCGAGACGGGAATAACACTGAAGCCAAACTTCAAAAGTCCTCAGAaccactttattttgaaatgtctcCCTTCGAAGGGAATCCGTCCCAATGTGCCGAGCCGTACCAAAGAAGCGATCCGGGTTCCAGTGCCTCCAGTTTACTCCACGGTAGGGTTCCCCGCTTTAGTTGGCCCCCCGTGCCCGACGGGACCACCTCGACCCCCGCGGAGGATCTCCCGGGCCGAGGCGTTTGGGCCTCGCGCCTGTCGCGCAGCTCTTCGTGCCCGGAGATCCCCTCGCTCTTTTCCCCGCTCGCTCGCCAGTCGCCGCCCGCGTCCGTCCCGGTGTGGCTTCGCGGAGACTCGCACCGCGCCCGCCGTCACACGGTGAGCGGGATGGAGGTGGAGAGAGAGATCGCCCCGCCGTGCCTGCGCAAGGAGGTGTACCCGGCACGTCGCTCCTTCCCGTGCGACGGGCCCAACCCGTCGTCCACCCTGGGGCCCGCCTCTTCGCTGTCGGCGCTAGTTTCCTGCTTCCTGTCCAGCCCGCTGGCTTTTTTGTCCAAGAAAGATGAGGGCAGAGTGGCAACTGCCGGCTCTTCCGCTGCGCCTCTCACAAGAACAGAAATTCCCGTCGGAGTCCCGGATGCCTGCACCAG AACGAGTCAGTTGGGGGGCGAGCTCGACGGAAACACGCGTGGCGAAGATGACGACGAGGACGCCGTTTCGTCCGGTGGGGAGTTTGACAaagcggcagcggcggcggagcTGCGAGAGGAAAAATCTCTCTCCGACTCAGAGCTGAAG AGCTCGCAGAAACACGAGCGAGGTGGCAAGGTGTCGTCCATTCGCATCCGGAGGAAGCTCCCTAAACCTCAGAACAACCTGACCCCCATGGGCCTCCCCAAAGCCGTCAG GTTAAAGAAGAAGCAGTTCAGCTTGGAGGAAATTTACACCAACAAAAACTTTAGCACACCCCCAGAGAG ACGACTGGAGACCATCTTAGAGTTGCCGCTCAACCGCCGCGACGGCGCCGAGTCCTTCTTCGGCCAGCGCCGCCTCAAGCGCTCCCTGGTCTTCCCCGAAACGGGCGCCGTCCGGAAGCCCAAGAAGGTAGTGGGCGGCGGAGGAAAGGCGGGGATGGTGTCGTCCCGCCCCCGGCGGGTGCGCTTCGCCAAGGGCGGCGTCGGAACCGCCGCGTCCGTCCCGCCGCCGCCCGACCCTGACGCGCTCCTGTGCGCCAAGCTGAAGCAGCTGGACTTGTGGCTCGCCGGCGACCAGGCGGACGCCGCCGCGAGTTAA
- the LOC144088665 gene encoding uncharacterized protein LOC144088665, whose amino-acid sequence MLTFPPDLLPHLVIPMDGDAMPPHPFCSAPPHSEPPPPLPSLLPLPSITPRAKDGTSVPRKRGRVRTVVPQVEQKVATPSTNKPSSFRTQSHNMVRFSQAKQPRVECPNEADKHKEDGCDLAPTQNA is encoded by the exons ATGTTGACCTTCCCCCCCGACTTGCTCCCCCACCTTGTTATCCCGATGGATGGCGATGCAATGCCCCCTCACCCTTTTTGTAGTGCACCCCCCCACAGTGAGCCTCCACCTCCACTACCTTCTCTCCTCCCCCTCCCCTCCATCACTCCCAG AGCGAAAGATGGAACTTCAGTCCCCCGGAAGAGAGGTCGGGTCCGAACAGTTGTACCTCAGGTGGAGCAAAAGGTGGCGACGCCGTCCACGAACAAGCCGTCTTCCTTCAGGACACAGAGTCACAACATG gtgcGATTCTCACAGGCCAAGCAGCCGAGAGTTGAATGCCCAAATGAAGCTGACAAGCACAAGGAG GATGGCTGTGATCTCGCCCCCACCCAAAATGCGTAA